One part of the Anaerolineales bacterium genome encodes these proteins:
- a CDS encoding LCP family protein has protein sequence MKRTLLFLTLIVALLLGACQPARPQSTASALGTPTPTPFLPAGPITAPPTPNAQVTLDLPMGDLGFGEFPGPTQDSDIDIPPQMGKLPQPEGQINILIMGSDQRPRDGGFRTDVIELLTINTMDNTVSVTSFPRDLYVYHPGWYITRINAGMQRGGFEMMADTFAYNFGVKPDYFVLVNFDGFMRMIDALGGVDVQVARPLWDEREGPGDFSVPSGLVHMDGETALWYARSRGTTSDYDRGRRHQELIAAIVYRLLSLNAITRAPELYSQYQQMLTTNMGLVDILPLLPLAGIIRDTQSINRYSIGPDDVISYRNIFGSSVLIPNQERVRRIMLQALSSPESSAAGGP, from the coding sequence ATGAAGCGTACTTTGCTCTTCCTCACTCTCATTGTGGCCCTGCTGCTCGGCGCCTGCCAGCCTGCGCGCCCCCAGTCCACCGCTTCCGCGTTGGGTACGCCTACCCCTACACCGTTCCTGCCCGCCGGCCCCATAACTGCACCGCCAACCCCCAACGCCCAGGTGACGCTCGATCTCCCCATGGGTGACCTTGGCTTTGGTGAGTTCCCCGGCCCCACCCAGGACTCCGATATTGACATTCCCCCTCAGATGGGAAAGCTGCCCCAGCCTGAGGGCCAGATCAACATCCTCATCATGGGCAGCGACCAACGCCCACGCGATGGCGGTTTCCGCACGGATGTGATTGAGCTGCTCACCATCAACACGATGGATAACACCGTCAGCGTCACCTCCTTCCCGCGCGACCTGTACGTCTATCACCCCGGCTGGTACATCACCCGCATCAACGCGGGCATGCAGCGCGGCGGCTTTGAAATGATGGCCGACACCTTTGCCTACAACTTTGGCGTCAAGCCTGACTATTTTGTGCTGGTCAACTTCGACGGCTTCATGCGCATGATCGATGCGCTGGGTGGAGTGGATGTACAGGTGGCCCGCCCGCTGTGGGATGAGCGCGAAGGCCCGGGCGACTTCAGCGTGCCCTCCGGGCTGGTGCACATGGATGGCGAGACCGCCCTGTGGTATGCCCGCTCGCGCGGCACCACCAGCGATTACGACCGCGGCCGTCGCCATCAGGAGCTGATCGCCGCCATCGTCTATCGCCTGCTCAGCCTGAACGCAATCACCCGCGCCCCGGAGCTGTATTCGCAGTACCAGCAAATGCTCACCACCAACATGGGCCTGGTGGACATTCTGCCCCTGCTGCCGCTGGCCGGCATCATTCGGGACACCCAGTCCATCAACCGCTATTCCATCGGGCCTGATGATGTCATCTCCTACCGAAACATCTTTGGCAGCTCGGTCCTCATCCCCAACCAGGAGCGCGTGCGCCGCATCATGCTCCAGGCGCTCAGCTCGCCTGAATCCAGCGCGGCTGGCGGGCCGTAG
- a CDS encoding hydantoinase/oxoprolinase family protein, with the protein MRIGIDTGGTFTDFVVFDPASGQLDTFKRLSTPHDPAEAILQGLAGLKAAGPRQIVHGSTVATNAVLERKGANVALVNTEGFRDLLHIGRQNRPALYDLFADPPAPLVPRQHRLEIRERVAADGSVQLPLDESALDALVAHCQREGIEAVAICLLFSFANPVHEQAVAARFVAAGFNVSTSHQILPEFREYERASTTVLNAYVSQVMSRYLGALAAALPGDHLQVMQSNGGMASPLQAGQQAVRCILSGPAGGLVGAQAVAHAAGHWRVLTFDMGGTSTDVALIHGSAQVSRTSHIGGLPVHVPMLAIHTVGSGGGSIAWRDAGDGLQVGPHSAGANPGPAAYGRGTLPTVTDANVLLGRIQPHLFFGGQMPLDAGRAGAAFEALGTELGLTAEECALGALQITNAHMARALRVISVEKGHDPQDFTLLAFGGAGGLHAAALARALGMPRVLVPRHAATLSALGMLLADVVKDHSRTVMLPGDTALAEIEAQMAPMLESGRADLAAEGVAAADMQFHASADLRYAGQSFELNVPLTPQLLAEFHRVHEESYGYQNTAAQVEIVNLRLQAIGRTQRPSLPSFEPHGAPADAALLGRYPVLFEHARVETPFYDGSLLGAGQRFAGPAIVVRPDTTILVGQGDTAEVDRFLNLIITIGGAA; encoded by the coding sequence ATGCGTATCGGCATAGATACCGGCGGCACCTTCACCGATTTTGTCGTCTTTGACCCAGCTAGCGGTCAGTTGGATACCTTTAAGCGGCTGTCCACCCCGCACGACCCGGCCGAGGCCATCCTGCAGGGGCTGGCTGGCCTCAAGGCGGCCGGCCCACGACAGATCGTGCACGGCAGCACCGTCGCCACCAACGCCGTGCTCGAGCGCAAGGGCGCCAATGTCGCCCTGGTAAATACCGAAGGCTTCCGTGACCTGCTGCACATCGGCCGCCAGAACCGCCCGGCGCTGTATGACTTGTTCGCAGATCCGCCCGCGCCGCTCGTGCCGCGCCAACACCGCCTGGAGATACGCGAGCGCGTGGCGGCGGATGGCAGCGTCCAGCTTCCGCTGGATGAGTCCGCCCTGGATGCGCTGGTCGCTCATTGCCAGCGCGAGGGTATCGAGGCGGTCGCCATATGCTTGCTGTTCTCCTTTGCCAACCCGGTCCATGAGCAGGCCGTGGCAGCCCGCTTTGTCGCTGCGGGCTTCAATGTCTCCACCTCACATCAGATACTGCCGGAATTCCGCGAGTACGAGCGCGCCAGTACCACCGTGCTCAACGCTTACGTCTCGCAGGTGATGAGCCGCTACCTCGGCGCCCTGGCCGCCGCACTGCCGGGCGACCACTTGCAGGTCATGCAGTCCAATGGCGGCATGGCCAGCCCGCTGCAGGCGGGGCAGCAGGCGGTGCGCTGTATCCTCAGCGGCCCGGCCGGCGGCCTGGTGGGGGCCCAGGCGGTGGCGCATGCCGCCGGCCACTGGCGCGTCCTCACCTTTGATATGGGCGGCACTTCCACTGACGTGGCCCTCATTCACGGCTCCGCCCAGGTCAGCCGTACTTCACACATCGGTGGGCTGCCGGTGCATGTGCCTATGCTGGCCATTCACACCGTGGGTTCTGGCGGCGGCTCCATCGCCTGGCGCGATGCGGGTGACGGCCTGCAGGTTGGCCCGCACAGCGCCGGGGCCAACCCTGGCCCGGCGGCGTACGGCCGCGGTACCTTGCCCACCGTCACCGATGCCAATGTGCTGCTTGGCCGCATTCAGCCGCATCTCTTCTTCGGCGGCCAGATGCCGCTGGATGCGGGGCGGGCTGGCGCCGCGTTTGAAGCCCTGGGCACCGAACTGGGTCTCACCGCCGAAGAGTGCGCTCTGGGCGCTCTGCAAATTACGAATGCCCATATGGCCCGGGCGCTGCGGGTGATCTCCGTTGAGAAAGGACATGACCCGCAGGACTTTACGCTGCTGGCTTTCGGTGGCGCCGGCGGCTTGCATGCCGCAGCCCTGGCGCGCGCCCTTGGTATGCCGCGCGTGCTTGTCCCGCGCCACGCCGCTACCCTGTCTGCCCTGGGCATGCTGCTGGCGGATGTGGTCAAGGATCACAGCCGCACCGTGATGCTGCCGGGCGATACCGCGCTGGCCGAGATCGAAGCCCAAATGGCTCCCATGCTTGAAAGTGGCCGCGCGGATTTGGCTGCCGAAGGCGTCGCCGCGGCGGATATGCAGTTCCACGCCAGCGCAGACCTGCGCTATGCCGGCCAGTCGTTTGAGCTAAACGTTCCGCTCACGCCGCAGCTGCTTGCCGAATTCCACCGCGTCCACGAAGAAAGCTACGGCTACCAGAACACCGCCGCGCAGGTGGAAATTGTCAATCTGCGTCTGCAGGCCATTGGCCGCACGCAGCGTCCCTCCTTGCCGTCCTTTGAGCCGCACGGCGCTCCAGCGGACGCGGCCTTGCTGGGCCGCTACCCGGTGCTTTTCGAGCATGCGCGGGTCGAGACGCCCTTCTATGACGGCAGCCTTCTGGGCGCAGGCCAGCGTTTTGCCGGCCCGGCCATCGTCGTGCGGCCCGACACGACCATCCTGGTAGGGCAGGGCGACACGGCCGAAGTGGATCGCTTCTTGAACCTGATCATTACGATCGGCGGCGCGGCATGA
- a CDS encoding hydantoinase B/oxoprolinase family protein, producing MNTALVRLEIFKHLFASIPEEMGAALQRASFSPNIKERRDFSCALFDPHGEMIAQAAHIPVHLGAMPLSVQAAIRSATFAEGDMVILNDPYQGGTHLPDITLIAPVFVAGQLAGFVANRAHHADIGGIAPGSMPIARELVQEGLILPPVKLLAAGQLQQGVWDIILRNTRSPHERAGDLRAQIAANQRGVRRLGELVAAYGAQEVQHYAAALLDYTERLTRALIARLPDGRFEFADALDDDGLGSGPLPIRVSVSIHGDEATVDFEGTAPQAKGSVNAVYAITLSAVYYVFRCLADSEVPNNTGSLRAIRVLAPEGSLVSALPPAPVAGGNVETSQRIVDVLFGALAKALPHVIPAASQGTMNNTLIGGWDPARGRAFTYYETIAGGMGARPTADGPSGLHSHMTNTLNTPAEAMEYAYPIQVVRYELREGTGGVGKYRGGDGLRRDLLMQTDATASLLSDRRHGRPYGLAGGIMGAPGENLLIRDGQAIRLPAKGEVQLRAGDVLSIRTPGGGGWGEPGTA from the coding sequence ATGAACACCGCCCTGGTACGCCTCGAAATTTTCAAGCATCTCTTCGCCAGCATCCCTGAGGAAATGGGCGCCGCGCTGCAGCGTGCCAGCTTCTCGCCCAATATAAAAGAACGCCGAGACTTTTCGTGCGCCCTCTTCGACCCGCACGGCGAGATGATCGCCCAGGCCGCCCACATCCCCGTCCATCTCGGCGCCATGCCGCTCTCGGTGCAGGCCGCCATTCGCAGCGCCACCTTCGCCGAGGGCGATATGGTCATCCTCAACGATCCCTATCAGGGCGGCACCCACCTGCCAGACATCACCCTGATCGCGCCAGTCTTTGTCGCCGGGCAGCTGGCTGGCTTCGTAGCCAACCGCGCCCATCACGCTGATATCGGCGGCATCGCCCCAGGCTCCATGCCGATCGCGCGTGAGCTGGTGCAGGAGGGGCTGATCCTGCCGCCGGTCAAGCTGCTGGCGGCTGGCCAGCTGCAGCAAGGCGTGTGGGACATCATCCTGCGCAACACCCGCTCGCCCCACGAACGCGCCGGAGACCTGCGCGCCCAGATCGCCGCCAACCAGCGCGGTGTGCGCCGCCTGGGCGAGCTGGTGGCCGCCTACGGCGCGCAGGAAGTGCAGCACTACGCCGCGGCCCTGCTGGATTACACCGAGCGCCTGACCCGCGCCCTCATCGCCCGCCTGCCGGATGGCCGCTTTGAGTTTGCCGACGCTCTGGACGATGACGGCCTCGGCAGCGGCCCGTTGCCGATCCGCGTCAGTGTCAGCATTCATGGCGATGAGGCCACCGTGGATTTTGAAGGCACGGCGCCGCAAGCCAAGGGCAGCGTCAACGCGGTCTACGCTATCACGCTCTCGGCTGTTTATTATGTCTTCCGCTGTCTGGCGGATAGTGAGGTGCCCAACAATACCGGCTCGCTGCGCGCCATCCGCGTCCTGGCGCCTGAGGGTAGCCTGGTCAGCGCATTGCCGCCCGCCCCGGTGGCCGGCGGCAATGTCGAGACCTCGCAACGCATTGTGGATGTGCTCTTCGGCGCGCTGGCCAAAGCTTTACCCCACGTCATTCCTGCCGCCAGCCAGGGCACAATGAACAACACCCTCATCGGCGGCTGGGATCCTGCCCGCGGCCGTGCCTTCACGTATTACGAGACCATTGCGGGCGGCATGGGAGCGCGCCCCACGGCCGATGGGCCAAGTGGCTTGCACAGCCACATGACCAACACCCTCAATACGCCCGCCGAAGCGATGGAGTATGCCTATCCCATCCAGGTGGTGCGTTACGAATTGCGTGAGGGCACGGGCGGCGTAGGCAAATACCGAGGCGGTGATGGCCTGCGCCGCGACTTGCTGATGCAGACCGATGCCACCGCCAGCCTGCTGAGCGACCGCCGCCACGGCCGGCCGTATGGCCTGGCCGGCGGCATCATGGGCGCCCCCGGCGAGAACCTGCTCATCCGTGACGGGCAGGCCATACGCCTGCCCGCCAAGGGCGAGGTGCAGCTGCGCGCCGGCGATGTGCTCAGCATCCGTACCCCTGGCGGCGGCGGCTGGGGCGAGCCCGGCACTGCTTAA
- a CDS encoding ABC transporter permease subunit, whose translation MNIKSILAHPAYNIALFVLRRSLMVGLTVLIGVCVTVMIVNTDGTLEDGMARQIYNQAVREYRNQPPSLPDDQRQSVAQIEERLLDEAGFNDPYIVRQVRLALRALSFDWGEITHRQLRAQLPSAAQATSVNAIVLQALPNTLALVGIASLIVFVVGLPLALNLSRKPGSRLDRIVSLLAPLSTFPSWVIGLVLVLIFAIQLRWLPASGMRSVLPTASQLETLLHNARYFVLPVTAIVLNLFFQFVYTWRSYLISFAEEDYVELAKARGIPNSLLERRHILRPSLSFIITSFMLTLVGFWQMAIALEVVFEWPGIGLLYVDSLPNFWGESMFEGDMVITVALVTTFAYLLGITVVALEVMYALIDPRVRVDEPLRSRLVRPRRSAVPAELRQAARRARSGAALGLGAQIVQAIRGLPAALRRGYQAVWAVVVQFRRYPAAMAGLVIISFMVVGSLYAAIALPLNKIGVEWYSNSVTGRTYRPKVAMPSWLNWFSERPYLSTVVMDSQDPASGAIKTVSIDSNGNRRVNITFNFDYSYQDVPQEIFLYFTPDYSAKRPFILWTWRTPEGRSVELVSMGDPGYLKVPLTDKVFTGPTAVARASNSYPALAALKPDAVPLYYLFSNPEEQGNQLVTGSYQLHIEAMLFEPDADIDAELIMLGQVFGAGGTDGYRRDLLVPLVWGMPFALLFGIGAAVFAVFVALALGAASVWYGGIVDWITQRLSDLNMVMPVLAIGVLFFAFYGLSIWGVLFVIVLFSSFGSPVKTFRSAFLQVKASSYIEAARSYGASDWRIIFKYMIPKIMPLLIPQLIYLIPTYIFLEATLGMFNIRMIYPTWGRIIYEALNSGLVYGSRFWVLQPLALVFLTGLAFSMVGFALDKILNPKLNV comes from the coding sequence ATGAACATCAAATCGATACTTGCTCACCCGGCTTACAACATTGCCCTTTTTGTCCTGCGCCGCAGCCTCATGGTGGGCCTTACTGTGCTGATTGGTGTGTGCGTAACGGTCATGATCGTCAATACCGATGGCACGCTGGAAGACGGCATGGCTCGCCAGATCTACAACCAGGCCGTGCGCGAATACCGAAACCAGCCGCCCAGCCTGCCGGATGACCAGCGCCAGAGCGTAGCCCAGATCGAGGAACGCCTACTCGATGAAGCCGGTTTCAACGACCCCTACATTGTCCGCCAGGTGCGCCTGGCCCTGCGCGCCCTCAGCTTCGATTGGGGCGAGATCACCCACCGCCAGTTGCGCGCCCAGTTGCCCTCGGCCGCCCAGGCCACTTCGGTAAATGCCATTGTGTTGCAGGCCCTGCCCAATACCCTGGCGCTGGTCGGCATCGCCAGCCTGATCGTCTTCGTTGTTGGCCTGCCGCTGGCGCTCAACCTCTCGCGCAAGCCTGGCTCGCGCCTCGATCGCATTGTTTCGCTGCTGGCGCCGCTCTCCACCTTTCCCAGCTGGGTCATCGGCCTGGTACTGGTGCTCATCTTTGCCATCCAGTTGCGCTGGCTGCCTGCCTCTGGCATGCGCAGTGTATTGCCCACGGCTAGCCAGCTGGAGACCTTGCTCCACAATGCGCGCTACTTTGTGCTGCCGGTTACCGCGATTGTGCTCAACCTGTTCTTCCAATTCGTCTACACCTGGCGCTCCTACCTGATCTCTTTTGCCGAAGAAGACTATGTAGAGCTGGCCAAGGCGCGCGGCATCCCCAATAGCCTGCTGGAGCGCCGCCACATCCTGCGCCCCTCGCTCTCCTTCATCATCACCAGCTTCATGCTCACCTTGGTGGGCTTCTGGCAAATGGCCATTGCGCTTGAAGTGGTTTTTGAATGGCCCGGCATCGGCCTGCTCTATGTAGATTCGCTTCCTAACTTCTGGGGCGAATCCATGTTTGAGGGCGACATGGTCATTACGGTTGCCCTGGTCACCACCTTTGCCTACCTGCTGGGTATCACGGTTGTGGCGCTTGAGGTCATGTATGCCCTCATCGACCCGCGTGTGCGCGTCGATGAGCCGCTGCGCTCGCGCCTGGTGCGCCCGCGCCGCTCCGCGGTGCCGGCTGAGCTGCGCCAGGCTGCCCGCCGAGCGCGCTCCGGCGCCGCTCTCGGGCTCGGCGCCCAGATCGTCCAGGCCATAAGGGGCTTGCCTGCCGCGCTGCGCCGCGGCTATCAGGCCGTATGGGCCGTCGTGGTGCAGTTCCGGCGTTACCCGGCAGCCATGGCCGGCCTCGTCATCATCTCGTTTATGGTCGTGGGCTCGCTGTATGCCGCCATTGCGCTTCCGCTCAACAAGATCGGTGTGGAGTGGTACAGCAATTCCGTCACCGGGCGCACCTACCGCCCAAAAGTTGCCATGCCCAGCTGGCTCAACTGGTTCTCTGAGCGGCCGTATCTTTCCACAGTAGTGATGGACAGCCAGGATCCCGCCTCGGGTGCTATCAAGACCGTCAGCATTGACTCGAATGGCAACCGGCGCGTCAATATCACGTTCAATTTCGACTATTCGTACCAGGATGTGCCGCAAGAGATCTTCCTATACTTCACGCCAGACTATTCCGCCAAGCGTCCCTTCATTCTGTGGACCTGGCGCACGCCGGAGGGTCGCTCGGTGGAGCTTGTCTCCATGGGTGACCCCGGCTACCTGAAAGTTCCCCTGACCGATAAGGTCTTCACCGGCCCAACCGCCGTCGCCCGCGCCAGCAACTCGTACCCCGCATTGGCTGCCCTCAAGCCGGATGCGGTGCCGCTGTATTATCTGTTCTCCAATCCAGAAGAGCAGGGCAACCAACTGGTCACCGGCAGTTACCAGCTGCATATTGAGGCCATGCTGTTCGAGCCTGACGCCGACATCGATGCCGAGCTCATCATGCTCGGCCAGGTCTTCGGCGCCGGCGGCACCGATGGCTACCGCCGCGATCTGCTTGTGCCGCTGGTGTGGGGCATGCCCTTCGCGCTGCTCTTCGGCATCGGCGCGGCTGTTTTTGCCGTCTTCGTCGCGCTGGCCTTAGGCGCAGCCTCCGTGTGGTACGGCGGCATTGTGGATTGGATCACCCAGCGCCTGTCTGACCTCAACATGGTCATGCCCGTGCTGGCTATCGGCGTGCTGTTCTTTGCCTTCTACGGCCTCAGCATCTGGGGCGTGCTCTTCGTCATCGTGCTCTTCAGCTCCTTCGGCAGCCCCGTCAAGACCTTCCGCTCAGCCTTCCTGCAGGTCAAAGCCTCTTCATACATCGAGGCGGCGCGCAGCTACGGCGCGTCTGACTGGCGCATCATCTTCAAGTACATGATCCCCAAGATCATGCCCTTGCTCATCCCCCAACTGATCTACCTCATCCCCACCTATATCTTCCTTGAAGCTACGCTGGGCATGTTCAACATCCGTATGATCTACCCCACCTGGGGTCGCATCATCTATGAGGCGCTGAATTCTGGCCTGGTGTACGGGTCGCGCTTCTGGGTCTTGCAGCCCTTGGCACTGGTGTTCCTCACTGGGTTGGCTTTCTCGATGGTGGGTTTCGCACTGGATAAGATCCTGAACCCCAAGCTCAACGTCTAA
- a CDS encoding glycosyltransferase family 2 protein → MRSPVGTPTVSIIIPTYNRAALVQQAIASVLAQTYADFECIVVDDGSLDDTRAALQPLIAGARIHYAHQPNAGLSAARNHGLRLARGAYISFLDDDDLYEPQKLARQVEYMKAHPDAMLVHCWFRKFSDENPDLGLRKTDWFQGWIYPQMLSYWRMLMATPCLMFRRELFDEVGVFDESLRYAEDFDMWRRIARKYPFHLVPESLVRIRQQAVSMSSHKAGSAAHFRTVLEKAFAEDPQLTPRLKARALAAMYTSVAQNLLGEGGRAEIAAARQHLRSALRLQPLASAAWLTLLASLLPRGLRGTLAAALRRLRFRRQA, encoded by the coding sequence ATGCGCTCACCGGTCGGCACTCCAACAGTAAGCATCATCATCCCCACCTATAACCGCGCCGCGCTGGTGCAGCAGGCGATCGCCAGCGTGTTGGCGCAGACCTATGCGGATTTTGAGTGCATCGTCGTTGACGATGGCTCGCTGGATGATACAAGGGCTGCTTTGCAGCCTTTGATCGCGGGTGCACGCATCCACTACGCCCACCAGCCCAACGCTGGCTTGTCGGCCGCCCGCAATCATGGGCTGCGCCTGGCGCGCGGCGCCTACATCTCCTTCCTGGATGATGATGACCTGTACGAGCCGCAAAAACTGGCTCGCCAGGTGGAGTACATGAAGGCCCATCCAGACGCCATGCTGGTGCACTGCTGGTTTCGGAAGTTCAGTGACGAAAATCCAGACCTGGGTCTGCGCAAGACTGATTGGTTCCAAGGCTGGATCTACCCTCAGATGCTCTCTTACTGGCGCATGCTCATGGCCACGCCCTGCCTCATGTTCCGCCGTGAGCTGTTTGACGAGGTAGGCGTGTTTGACGAGAGTCTGCGTTACGCTGAAGACTTCGATATGTGGCGGCGCATTGCCCGCAAATACCCTTTCCATCTTGTGCCTGAGAGCCTGGTGCGCATCCGCCAGCAGGCGGTTAGTATGTCCAGCCACAAGGCCGGTTCCGCCGCCCACTTCCGCACCGTGCTGGAGAAGGCCTTCGCCGAAGATCCGCAGCTCACCCCGCGCCTGAAGGCACGCGCCCTGGCTGCCATGTACACCTCGGTCGCCCAGAATCTGCTGGGCGAGGGCGGCCGGGCCGAGATCGCCGCCGCCCGCCAGCATCTGCGCAGCGCGCTGCGCCTGCAGCCGCTGGCGTCCGCCGCCTGGCTCACGCTGCTGGCCAGCCTGCTGCCGCGCGGCCTGCGCGGTACCCTGGCCGCCGCGCTGCGCCGCCTGCGCTTTCGCCGCCAGGCCTAG
- a CDS encoding gluconokinase — MSASIVVMGVSGSGKTRIGRALARALGAAFLEGDRFHPAENIAKMRSGQPLTDADRAPWLAALNAALQEHAARGQRAVLACSALKQNYREQLGQGGLPLHFVYLKGTPALIARRVQGRKRHFMPVSLLDSQFDALEEPANAIIVDAAQSVGRTVRQILAALGEDTSKD; from the coding sequence ATGTCTGCAAGCATCGTGGTCATGGGAGTATCCGGCTCGGGCAAAACCCGCATCGGGCGGGCGCTGGCCCGCGCTCTGGGCGCCGCCTTCCTCGAGGGCGATAGGTTCCACCCCGCCGAGAACATTGCCAAAATGCGCAGCGGCCAGCCCCTCACCGATGCGGACCGCGCCCCCTGGCTGGCCGCCCTCAACGCAGCTTTGCAGGAGCACGCCGCCCGCGGCCAGCGCGCCGTCCTGGCCTGCTCGGCCTTGAAGCAAAACTATCGTGAGCAACTGGGGCAGGGTGGGTTGCCGTTACACTTCGTCTATCTCAAGGGCACGCCAGCCCTCATCGCCCGCCGCGTGCAGGGGCGCAAGCGTCACTTCATGCCCGTATCCCTGCTCGACAGCCAGTTCGATGCGCTCGAGGAGCCGGCTAACGCCATCATCGTCGACGCGGCCCAAAGCGTGGGCCGCACCGTTCGCCAGATCCTGGCCGCCCTCGGCGAAGATACTTCTAAAGACTAA
- a CDS encoding DUF4287 domain-containing protein: protein MASPEEQLQTMVNNMPEKTGKSLEKWFKLIKTKGLETHGEIMKLLKGEYGVSHGFANTIAIMYRQQAAGGPSSGDDVQAAYFSGSKAAMQPLYAQIVKAAQALGKDVELAPKKTYMSLRRNKQFGIVQVSSKDRVDLGLILKGVPASGRLEAWGGMCTHRVRLGSAKEFDKQVKDWLKQAYGEA, encoded by the coding sequence ATGGCAAGCCCCGAAGAGCAACTGCAAACGATGGTTAACAACATGCCGGAGAAGACCGGCAAGAGCCTGGAGAAATGGTTCAAGCTTATCAAAACCAAAGGCCTGGAAACGCACGGCGAGATCATGAAGCTGCTGAAGGGCGAGTACGGCGTCTCACATGGCTTTGCCAACACGATCGCGATCATGTACCGGCAGCAGGCCGCCGGCGGCCCGAGCAGCGGCGATGACGTGCAAGCGGCCTATTTCAGCGGGAGCAAGGCGGCCATGCAGCCGCTGTACGCGCAGATCGTCAAGGCCGCCCAGGCGCTGGGCAAGGATGTGGAGCTGGCGCCAAAGAAGACCTATATGAGCCTGCGACGCAACAAGCAGTTCGGGATCGTGCAGGTGAGCAGCAAGGACCGCGTGGACCTGGGGCTGATCTTGAAAGGTGTGCCGGCCAGCGGACGGCTGGAAGCGTGGGGCGGCATGTGCACGCACCGCGTGCGCCTGGGCAGCGCCAAGGAGTTTGACAAGCAGGTTAAGGATTGGTTGAAGCAGGCTTATGGTGAGGCCTAG
- a CDS encoding SDR family oxidoreductase, whose amino-acid sequence MKIQDKVFVVTGGGSGIGRALSLALLQRGARVAAVDIKEATLNETAQLANSAALSTHIVDISNKAQVEALLPQVIEKHGMVDGLVNNAGIIQPFVKLVDLDYPAIERVLNVNLYGTIYMLKTFLPTLLKRPEAHVVNISSMGGFFPFPGQTLYGASKAAVKILTEGLYAELIGTNVGVSVVFPGAIATNISQNSGLAMPETDAESAPIKPTSPEVAAETIITAIEKNKLQAYIGRDAAMMNIFYKLNPRGAIHFITKQMESLLPK is encoded by the coding sequence ATGAAAATTCAAGACAAAGTGTTCGTAGTGACTGGCGGCGGCAGCGGCATTGGTCGCGCCCTAAGCCTGGCTTTATTGCAGCGCGGCGCCCGCGTAGCCGCGGTCGACATCAAAGAAGCAACCTTGAACGAGACCGCTCAGCTCGCCAACAGCGCGGCCCTCTCCACCCACATTGTGGACATTTCCAACAAGGCCCAGGTGGAAGCCCTCCTGCCCCAGGTGATCGAGAAGCACGGCATGGTGGACGGTTTAGTCAACAATGCTGGCATCATCCAGCCTTTCGTCAAGCTGGTTGACCTTGACTACCCGGCCATCGAGCGGGTGCTCAACGTCAATCTCTATGGCACCATCTATATGCTCAAGACCTTTCTGCCCACGCTGCTCAAGCGCCCCGAGGCGCACGTGGTCAACATCTCCAGCATGGGCGGCTTCTTCCCCTTCCCGGGACAGACCCTGTACGGCGCCTCCAAAGCTGCGGTCAAGATCCTGACCGAAGGCCTGTACGCCGAGCTCATCGGCACAAATGTTGGCGTCAGCGTGGTGTTCCCAGGCGCCATTGCCACCAACATCAGCCAGAACTCCGGCCTGGCCATGCCTGAGACCGATGCTGAATCGGCCCCCATCAAGCCCACCTCACCCGAGGTGGCCGCTGAGACCATCATCACGGCCATCGAGAAGAACAAGCTGCAGGCCTACATCGGCCGGGATGCCGCCATGATGAACATCTTCTACAAGCTCAACCCGCGCGGCGCCATCCACTTCATCACAAAACAAATGGAGTCACTGTTACCTAAGTAG
- a CDS encoding YceI family protein, giving the protein MDRRTIAIIAVTGIVALVLVGAAAAYALRPSAAPSGELTAIPVLPSPVAQQATSAPNQPAEAEGSLVFEIDGDQSEARFLINEVLNGADKTVVGVTNAVAAQIVIDPASPAGVQVGTVQVNARTFITDSGSRNRAIQNLILETNTFEFVTFTPTAYSGLPASIAVGDTFSFQITGDLAIRDITSLVTFGVTVTVESESRISGLASTTIDRATYDLQIPSVPQVASVEPTLILELEFVALAQ; this is encoded by the coding sequence ATGGATCGCCGAACAATCGCAATCATCGCAGTAACCGGCATTGTCGCCTTGGTGCTCGTCGGCGCCGCGGCCGCTTACGCCCTGCGCCCCAGCGCCGCACCCAGTGGGGAGCTGACCGCCATCCCCGTATTGCCCTCGCCGGTGGCCCAGCAGGCCACCAGCGCGCCCAACCAGCCGGCCGAGGCGGAGGGTAGCCTGGTCTTCGAGATCGACGGCGACCAAAGCGAAGCGCGCTTCCTCATCAATGAGGTCCTCAACGGCGCAGACAAGACCGTCGTTGGCGTCACCAACGCGGTAGCCGCCCAGATCGTGATCGATCCGGCCAGCCCGGCCGGCGTGCAGGTCGGCACGGTACAAGTGAATGCGCGCACCTTCATCACCGATAGCGGCAGCCGGAACCGCGCCATCCAGAACTTGATCCTGGAAACAAACACCTTCGAGTTCGTCACCTTTACCCCCACCGCCTACAGCGGCCTGCCCGCCAGTATCGCCGTCGGTGACACCTTCAGTTTTCAGATCACGGGCGATCTAGCCATTCGTGACATTACCAGCCTGGTTACTTTTGGCGTCACCGTCACTGTGGAATCCGAGTCCCGCATCAGCGGCCTGGCCAGCACCACGATTGACCGCGCCACCTATGACCTGCAGATCCCCAGCGTGCCGCAGGTCGCCTCGGTTGAGCCGACCCTGATCCTCGAGCTTGAGTTCGTCGCGCTGGCTCAATAG